Part of the Candidatus Aegiribacteria sp. genome, CGCTTACTCTGGATGAATTCAAAGGTTCCCGGTTGAGGCGTTTCTATCGGAAGCGAACACCTGATGTACTCGAAAAAGCCAGATCGGTAATTACACCTTCCGGTTATGTAAAGAAAAGCCTCCGGCAATATTACCCGGAATCCAGCTGCCCTATCAGTCCGATACCGGAGGCAGCTTCGAATGGATTTCATCCCCGTACCAGGAACACCGATATACTCAGGCAATACGGGCTTGAAGAAAAACAATTCTACCTGTTCGTAGGAAGGGTTGACCCCAGGAAGAACATTCCCGGAATCATCGACGCTTACCTGGAACTGCCTGAAAGTATCAGATTGAACAACCTTCTCGCGTTTGTACTGTCGGGCCGCCCCCCGGACATAGAGGATTTCAAAAACCGTTACGGTCATCTCCTGGAAGGGAGGGGGATAGTATACCTGCGGGATGTTCCTTCGGAAGACCTGAAACACCTTTATTCCTCTGCTCTCGCATTTGTGTTTCCCACACTTGATGAGGGTTTCGGACTGCCGGTTCTTGAGGCAATGCGGAGCGGATGTCCCGTAATATCTTCGGATCTGTCCTGCATACCGGAAATCGCGGGTGACGCCGCTGTTCTTGTAGACCCCCGGAACACGTCAGAACTCAGCGAGTCAATGAAACTTCTTGCAGAATTCCCGGAGAAGAGAATTGAACTCAGAAAAAGGGGACTGGAGCGGGCGGAGCGCTATTCATGGAAAAGGGCCGCAAGGGAAACCATGGAAGTATACAGATCGGCAGCACCATGAACATGA contains:
- a CDS encoding glycosyltransferase family 4 protein — protein: MNIGFDATNILGHGGIKTYTRELLVGLAEEFPDDDFVLLTTFSDSKKRKLQKLFGNLPNVTVRKAVPHRNMLGDALFGITKFLSCILWRLSSRNLDIVHLTDPFGAVVLPRKFVATVHDIFPLTLDEFKGSRLRRFYRKRTPDVLEKARSVITPSGYVKKSLRQYYPESSCPISPIPEAASNGFHPRTRNTDILRQYGLEEKQFYLFVGRVDPRKNIPGIIDAYLELPESIRLNNLLAFVLSGRPPDIEDFKNRYGHLLEGRGIVYLRDVPSEDLKHLYSSALAFVFPTLDEGFGLPVLEAMRSGCPVISSDLSCIPEIAGDAAVLVDPRNTSELSESMKLLAEFPEKRIELRKRGLERAERYSWKRAARETMEVYRSAAP